The region CGTGTACAGGCGAAAGAGGGCATTTATAAATATTGGTTTAATTGCTATGAATGTCATCTATTTCCTTTATCTGGAGATGGCAGGTTCCACGGTGAATACGCAGTTTATGGTGAACCATGGAGCGATGTACGCTCCGCTTGTTTTGGAGGAAGGAGAGTACTTCCGGCTGCTCACCTCTGTTTTTATGCATTTTGGTATCAATCATATTATGAATAACATGCTCATTCTGTTTATATTGGGAGATAATCTGGAAAGGGCATTGGGCCATATAAAATACTTACTTTTTTATCTGCTTTGCGGGGTGGGCGCCAATGTGATATCCATAATTTTGAACCTGGGTGATTATCGGAGCGTGGTCTCGGCAGGGGCTTCAGGCGCTATTTTTGGCGTGATTGGAGGCCTTTTATATGCGGTGTTTATTAATCGCGGCCGGCTGGAGGACTTAAGTGCCAGACAGCTGATTATTATGATCGCTTGTTCCCTGTATTTTGGTTTTACCAGTACAGGGGTTGATAATGCTGCCCATATTGGGGGGTTGTTTTTTGGCATTGTACTGGGGATTCTCCTGTATCGTAAGCCGAGAAAACGCTGTGATATGAAAAAATGGGGTTAATCCATATGGAAGGAGGTGAAAGAGTGAGGGAAGATAATTGCATTTTCTGCAAAATTGCAAATGGCGGGATACCTTCTGAAACCATATATGAGGATAATAGCTTCCGCGTGATTCTGGATTTAGGGCCGGCTTCCAGGGGACATGCCCTGATCCTTCCAAAACAGCATTACAGAGATCTCTGTGAGCTGGATGAAGAAACAGCAAAAAAGGTTCTTCCATTAGCGGCTAAAATAGGAAACGCCATGAAGAAATCATTAGGCTGTGCCGGATTCAACGTTGTGCAGAATAATGGGGAAGAAGCAGGTCAGACAGTTTTTCATTTTCATGTGCATTTGATTCCTCGTTATGAGGATGGTCCTGTTATGGTTTCATGGGTGCCTGGCGAAGCAGGTCCAAAAGAATTAACAGAGACAGGAGCCGCTATAAGGAGCGCCCTGCAATCAGAGGGACATAATCGATGAGCATACATGAAGATGAAAATTTGCTGCTTCAGTCCATCTATGGCGAGTACCAGGGACTGCTGCGCAGGATAGCGAAAACACTCCATGTACCGGACATGGAACTGGATGATGTGGTACAGGAAACTTTTATTGCATATTTTGAGAATTATTCATTATCATGGTCCGATACGCGAAAGAAAGGCATGCTGATTAAGATATTAAAGCGTAAATCCATTGATTGTCTTCGTAAAAACGGTCATTATGAAAAGGTGAGCCTGGATGAGGATGATGCAGTCAATGAGGTGGCAATGCTTACGAGATATGTGGTCACGGATCCCCTTGATGTGATCCTTGGAGAAGAAGCACTGTTAAAGATTACCAGAGAGATATCCAATATGAGGGATGAATGGAAGGAAATGGCTGTTCTATATTTCTTAGAACAGCTTACAATTCCTGAGATTTGTGAAATCTTAAAAATTCCGGGAACGGTTTGCCGTTCCCGGATATATCGTACAAGAGTTTGCTTAAAAAAGATTCTTGGTCCCAATTTTGATATCTAATGATTATTTTTTGATCTGGGACTCGATCATATCAATGATGGTATCTATTGCATTGTATAATTCACTTTGTTCCATTTTTGAAATAAAGGTCTGCCGGTTGGCAAAGGTTTCAGTAATGGCCTTTAACAGGGAATCACCGGTTAAGTTTTCTTCTTCCAGAAGGTAGCTGAACCCCTGCTTGGCAAAGGATCTGGCATTTAAAATCTGATCGCCCCTGCTGGCGGCAGCGGAAAGAGGAATCAGGATATTGGGTTTTCTAAGTGCAAGAATTTCGCAGATAGAGTTGGCCCCGGCTCTTGATATCATAAGGTCAGCAGCTGCAAAAAGATGTTTTAAAGGGGCATCTACATATTCATATTGTACATATCCTTCCATTCCGGTCAGGCTTTCATCCAGATTGCCTTTTCCGCAGATATGTATCACCTGGTAATTTTTAAGGAGTTTCGGAAGAATGCCCCTTAAGGCGGTATTGACCGTTACGGAACCTAAACTCCCGCCGATGATCAGGATC is a window of [Clostridium] saccharolyticum WM1 DNA encoding:
- a CDS encoding HIT family protein, with protein sequence MREDNCIFCKIANGGIPSETIYEDNSFRVILDLGPASRGHALILPKQHYRDLCELDEETAKKVLPLAAKIGNAMKKSLGCAGFNVVQNNGEEAGQTVFHFHVHLIPRYEDGPVMVSWVPGEAGPKELTETGAAIRSALQSEGHNR
- a CDS encoding RNA polymerase sigma factor, with amino-acid sequence MSIHEDENLLLQSIYGEYQGLLRRIAKTLHVPDMELDDVVQETFIAYFENYSLSWSDTRKKGMLIKILKRKSIDCLRKNGHYEKVSLDEDDAVNEVAMLTRYVVTDPLDVILGEEALLKITREISNMRDEWKEMAVLYFLEQLTIPEICEILKIPGTVCRSRIYRTRVCLKKILGPNFDI
- a CDS encoding rhomboid family intramembrane serine protease gives rise to the protein MKDVYRRKRAFINIGLIAMNVIYFLYLEMAGSTVNTQFMVNHGAMYAPLVLEEGEYFRLLTSVFMHFGINHIMNNMLILFILGDNLERALGHIKYLLFYLLCGVGANVISIILNLGDYRSVVSAGASGAIFGVIGGLLYAVFINRGRLEDLSARQLIIMIACSLYFGFTSTGVDNAAHIGGLFFGIVLGILLYRKPRKRCDMKKWG